The following proteins are co-located in the Haloarcula marismortui ATCC 43049 genome:
- a CDS encoding DUF7269 family protein, which translates to MNRRHVGLGIAVLCGLLLVAAGAVIGLIGTPEPAASGPGAAGVLVLLVCVLVAFWKLLRTPDDPAISPSPWAADDGFTREYLETTPTDDAVSGTDLAERVEAAVAQARDDGSVDGSVGPVREPLRATLTEALVQGGHDPDSVKAQLAAGSWTDDPVAAAVLDESVAPPDRPFRARLRAWLFPEKAVRKRCARAMAAVSVAADDALPTVVGQRAPRPVPVVAPAVADLQRAADGSLQRAIDGSIPKREDIEASENGTSEDARVDRDGTAADGATSSESETDGTTLVNDDGTDATATNGADWGDVTEGRD; encoded by the coding sequence ATGAATCGTCGTCACGTCGGGCTGGGAATCGCCGTGTTGTGTGGCCTGCTACTTGTGGCTGCCGGCGCGGTTATCGGGCTGATAGGGACGCCAGAACCGGCGGCGTCCGGACCGGGTGCGGCGGGTGTCCTCGTCCTCCTCGTCTGCGTGCTCGTAGCCTTCTGGAAGCTTTTGCGGACGCCCGACGACCCCGCGATATCACCGTCACCGTGGGCTGCTGACGACGGGTTCACCAGAGAATATCTGGAGACGACGCCGACAGATGACGCTGTCTCCGGAACCGACCTCGCAGAACGCGTGGAGGCGGCGGTTGCGCAGGCCCGCGACGACGGGTCAGTCGACGGGAGCGTCGGTCCTGTTCGGGAACCACTTCGGGCGACGCTCACGGAGGCACTGGTCCAGGGCGGCCACGACCCCGACTCGGTGAAAGCACAGTTAGCCGCGGGGAGCTGGACGGACGACCCGGTTGCCGCCGCGGTACTGGACGAATCCGTCGCGCCGCCGGACCGGCCGTTTCGCGCTCGCCTCCGGGCCTGGCTGTTTCCAGAAAAGGCCGTCCGAAAGCGGTGCGCGCGGGCAATGGCGGCAGTCAGCGTTGCGGCCGACGACGCGTTGCCGACGGTTGTCGGCCAGCGAGCGCCGCGTCCGGTGCCAGTCGTCGCCCCAGCAGTCGCCGACCTGCAGCGGGCGGCTGACGGGAGCCTCCAGCGGGCCATCGACGGGTCGATTCCCAAGCGAGAAGACATCGAGGCCAGCGAAAACGGCACATCTGAAGATGCCCGCGTCGACAGGGACGGAACTGCCGCGGACGGCGCGACCAGCAGTGAATCGGAAACTGACGGGACGACGCTGGTCAACGATGACGGAACGGATGCCACAGCCACCAACGGGGCCGACTGGGGCGATGTAACGGAGGGGAGAGACTGA
- a CDS encoding DUF58 domain-containing protein, which translates to MGRRATRWRGAIVAALALAGAGIWEGNGTLLLAATLPLSYLAYGVLSTAAVPAALVVSRAVDPTPAPPGHPVTVQLTVTNSGQQTLSDVRVVDGVPTDLAVLDGSPRGGETLAAGESVTIEYTLIARRGEHDFDEPRLRVRGTGAGEVATATRHPGGDDRLVCQLDAQAPPLSDRGTDRVGQLTTDAPGDGFTFHSTREYQRGDPAGRIDWRGYAKRGELSTVNYEQWVSTTVVFVVDARSPARVTAGPGRPTAVELGAYATTQALTSLLDAGHEVGLAIVGIDGDGPAGLTWLQPGDGPNQRSLAVEQLRAAADAAESDPAGGPADEADTQRQFRKVMEMAGPRCQLVLVSPLLDDAPVTAMASWAAFDCQRTVLSTDVTAASTVSGQYEHVRRRTRLARCQASGARTIDWRRGTPLPLILDYAFAVAARQPSGSAQLGGGA; encoded by the coding sequence ATGGGGCGACGGGCCACGCGGTGGCGCGGCGCAATCGTTGCCGCGCTGGCACTCGCCGGAGCGGGCATCTGGGAGGGAAACGGGACACTGCTGCTGGCCGCGACGCTCCCGCTCTCGTATCTGGCCTACGGAGTCCTGTCGACCGCTGCTGTCCCGGCAGCACTCGTCGTGTCGCGGGCGGTCGACCCGACGCCAGCGCCCCCGGGGCACCCGGTGACAGTCCAGTTGACGGTGACAAACAGCGGCCAGCAGACACTGTCGGACGTCCGGGTCGTCGACGGCGTTCCGACTGACCTCGCAGTGCTGGATGGGTCGCCACGCGGTGGCGAGACGCTTGCTGCCGGCGAATCAGTCACGATAGAGTACACGCTCATCGCCCGCCGGGGCGAACACGACTTCGACGAGCCACGGCTTCGCGTCCGGGGAACAGGTGCCGGTGAAGTCGCGACTGCGACGCGACACCCCGGAGGCGATGACAGGCTGGTGTGTCAGTTGGACGCGCAGGCGCCGCCGCTGTCCGACCGGGGGACCGACCGCGTGGGCCAACTCACAACCGACGCCCCCGGCGATGGCTTCACCTTCCACTCGACGCGGGAGTATCAGCGCGGGGACCCGGCCGGCCGCATCGACTGGCGCGGCTACGCGAAGCGCGGAGAGCTGTCGACGGTCAACTACGAGCAGTGGGTATCGACGACGGTCGTGTTCGTCGTCGATGCCCGTTCGCCAGCCCGGGTGACTGCCGGTCCCGGTCGCCCAACAGCGGTCGAACTCGGCGCGTACGCGACCACGCAGGCACTGACATCGCTGCTGGATGCCGGCCACGAGGTCGGGCTGGCAATCGTCGGCATCGACGGCGACGGGCCAGCGGGACTGACGTGGCTCCAGCCAGGCGACGGACCCAATCAGCGGTCGCTAGCTGTCGAACAGCTACGGGCCGCTGCCGATGCTGCCGAGAGCGACCCGGCTGGTGGGCCAGCAGACGAGGCCGACACACAGCGACAGTTCCGGAAGGTGATGGAGATGGCCGGACCCCGCTGCCAGCTGGTGCTCGTATCGCCGCTGCTCGACGACGCGCCAGTCACTGCGATGGCGTCGTGGGCGGCGTTCGATTGCCAGCGAACCGTGCTCTCGACGGACGTAACCGCGGCGAGCACCGTCAGTGGACAGTACGAGCACGTCCGCCGTCGGACCCGTCTGGCGCGGTGTCAGGCGTCCGGGGCCCGGACGATAGACTGGCGACGTGGGACACCGCTGCCGCTCATCCTCGATTACGCCTTCGCCGTCGCAGCGCGCCAGCCAAGTGGCAGCGCCCAGCTAGGAGGCGGAGCGTAA
- a CDS encoding DUF7519 family protein: MIGGPRLDTPSAVGEEGRPRATSLTIAALIIAAFALTTGVLSGDPKLFSGIALLAGIAVAGLTLLDRDGLGPTVIGHLCFLPAATGLIASVGQVAVAPLLALGVAVAMVGVAAAWTNVLDRETVSAATVSSVVSYLFTVAGLVVGTVVLALAWFSWELVSAVAGGTSPMAATVCLGVLGVAASGCLYFAVAQLPLVQLTARSRRDAIATRLKRGTRALKLVAIGSAAFTVVVPLALLLTPFGQLVASPPFSLGIRVLSSWVVLAPLLAVTVGALVAGSGAIVIRKFTTEFNAASVRTVGAAIAAVGYLVLLALFLLRTGIFEFGSFITVFFGALLLPLLVYLVLVLVNGALTFGLLPARAGPAALTASGLICASIGAAQADLPTLLVFAGVVSGLVAWDVGTFGLGLTAELGHRPETRRLELYHSVFAVGVGLLGIAAVGIVDAARRAVGSAIGSPETMALAAIGVLLLLAPLRG; encoded by the coding sequence ATGATTGGCGGGCCGCGACTCGACACACCATCGGCCGTCGGCGAGGAGGGGCGGCCGCGGGCGACCAGTCTGACTATCGCCGCGCTCATCATCGCCGCGTTCGCCCTGACGACAGGCGTTCTCTCTGGCGACCCGAAACTGTTCAGCGGTATCGCACTCCTCGCCGGCATTGCCGTGGCGGGGCTGACCCTGCTGGACCGAGACGGGCTGGGACCGACGGTCATTGGCCACCTCTGTTTCCTGCCGGCAGCGACTGGCCTCATTGCCTCGGTCGGGCAGGTGGCAGTCGCCCCGCTTCTCGCGCTCGGTGTCGCCGTCGCAATGGTTGGCGTCGCGGCTGCCTGGACCAACGTGCTCGACAGAGAGACAGTGTCAGCGGCGACAGTGAGCAGCGTCGTTTCGTATCTGTTCACAGTGGCGGGCCTCGTCGTGGGCACTGTCGTCCTCGCGCTCGCGTGGTTTAGCTGGGAGCTGGTGAGCGCTGTCGCCGGTGGAACATCGCCGATGGCCGCCACGGTCTGTCTCGGTGTCCTCGGTGTCGCCGCATCGGGCTGCCTGTATTTTGCCGTGGCACAGCTTCCACTCGTGCAGTTGACAGCGCGGAGCCGCCGCGACGCGATAGCTACCAGACTGAAACGGGGGACTCGGGCGCTCAAACTGGTCGCAATCGGTTCAGCGGCGTTCACTGTAGTCGTGCCGTTGGCACTGCTGTTGACGCCGTTTGGTCAGCTTGTCGCGTCCCCACCGTTCAGTCTCGGTATCCGAGTGCTGTCGTCGTGGGTCGTTCTTGCGCCGCTTCTGGCAGTCACAGTCGGCGCGCTGGTTGCTGGTAGCGGTGCGATTGTCATCCGAAAGTTCACGACTGAGTTCAACGCCGCCTCGGTGCGGACTGTCGGAGCCGCCATCGCGGCAGTTGGCTATCTGGTGTTGCTAGCCCTGTTCCTCCTGCGGACTGGCATCTTCGAGTTCGGCTCGTTCATAACTGTGTTCTTCGGCGCACTCCTCCTCCCGTTGCTCGTGTATCTGGTGCTCGTGCTCGTCAACGGGGCACTCACATTTGGCCTGTTGCCAGCGCGTGCCGGCCCCGCAGCACTGACCGCTTCAGGACTTATCTGTGCGAGCATCGGTGCGGCACAGGCCGACCTTCCCACGCTACTGGTGTTTGCTGGTGTCGTCAGCGGCCTCGTCGCCTGGGACGTTGGTACATTCGGCCTCGGACTGACAGCAGAGCTGGGTCATCGTCCGGAAACACGACGGCTGGAGCTGTATCACAGCGTGTTCGCCGTCGGCGTCGGGCTGCTCGGTATCGCCGCCGTCGGCATCGTCGATGCAGCGCGCCGTGCCGTCGGTTCCGCAATCGGGTCGCCGGAGACAATGGCACTCGCCGCAATCGGTGTGTTACTGCTGCTTGCCCCGCTTCGTGGCTAA
- a CDS encoding AAA family ATPase codes for MAGLSSDLSVASASEHCLNIVERVEEAVVVERRVLFETLAGVIARGHVLVEDVPGTGKTALARVLAEALGLEFTRIQFTPDLLPADVTGSNVYNEHEREFEFAQGPVFSNVVLADEINRAPPKTQSALLESMEERQVSVDGTTHPLPTPFVVIATQNPIEQEGTFQLPEAQRDRFSVKTSMAYPDVEGEMGLLDRRANRRTLSPSVDPVVDPETVRALQECAEDIRVDTKVRRYIVDLARATREDDRTEIGVSPRGVQRVFEAVRASAVIAGRRYSTPDDVKRLANATMSHRLVLTTEATIEGTEKADVIQAALDAVDVPAVSPNAPDDTPEPTTTGGSERADSPSEATPDGDSSGQRPERSAGEAAENEATQLDGDDGQPTDSAGDTPSRSGEDDIGHGQ; via the coding sequence ATGGCCGGGTTATCGTCGGATTTGAGCGTTGCGTCGGCGTCAGAACACTGTCTCAACATTGTGGAGCGAGTTGAGGAGGCTGTCGTTGTCGAACGCCGAGTGCTGTTCGAGACACTGGCTGGCGTCATCGCCAGAGGACACGTTCTGGTGGAAGACGTACCGGGAACGGGCAAAACTGCTCTGGCGCGGGTGCTGGCGGAGGCGCTGGGGCTTGAATTTACCCGGATACAGTTCACACCGGACCTGCTGCCGGCGGACGTGACCGGGTCGAACGTGTACAACGAACACGAGCGGGAGTTCGAGTTCGCACAGGGGCCGGTGTTCTCGAATGTCGTGCTCGCAGACGAAATCAACCGCGCACCGCCGAAGACCCAGTCTGCACTGCTTGAGTCAATGGAAGAGCGGCAGGTCAGTGTCGACGGGACGACGCATCCCCTCCCGACACCGTTCGTCGTTATCGCGACCCAGAACCCCATCGAGCAGGAAGGGACCTTCCAGCTTCCCGAGGCCCAGCGGGACCGCTTCAGCGTGAAGACGTCAATGGCCTATCCCGATGTCGAGGGGGAAATGGGGCTGCTCGACCGGCGGGCCAACCGGCGAACACTCTCGCCGTCGGTCGACCCGGTAGTTGACCCAGAGACGGTGCGTGCCCTTCAGGAGTGTGCAGAAGACATCCGCGTCGACACCAAGGTTCGTCGCTATATCGTCGACCTGGCGCGGGCGACACGCGAAGACGACCGGACAGAGATCGGCGTCTCGCCGCGAGGCGTCCAGCGGGTCTTCGAGGCAGTCCGAGCCAGTGCAGTCATCGCCGGCCGGCGATACTCCACTCCGGACGACGTGAAGCGGCTGGCGAACGCGACGATGAGTCACCGACTGGTCCTGACGACGGAGGCCACCATCGAAGGAACGGAGAAGGCCGACGTGATTCAGGCCGCTCTGGACGCCGTCGACGTGCCCGCAGTCTCACCGAATGCGCCGGACGACACGCCCGAACCGACGACAACAGGCGGGTCCGAACGCGCTGACTCACCATCGGAGGCGACACCAGACGGCGATTCTTCCGGGCAGCGCCCCGAACGGAGTGCTGGTGAAGCAGCGGAGAACGAAGCTACGCAACTGGACGGAGATGACGGCCAGCCCACCGACTCGGCAGGAGACACGCCGAGCCGGAGTGGTGAGGACGACATCGGACACGGACAGTGA
- a CDS encoding DUF2237 family protein — MESERNVLGGELAPCSMDPETGFMRDGYCYPLQRDPGRHEICAVMTAEFLEYSKAQGNDLVTPRPELNFPGLDPGDSWCVCVPRWIEAHEAGRAPPVNLDATSEDVLEDVSLETLQEYAADGDSDADATAE; from the coding sequence ATGGAAAGCGAACGCAACGTCCTTGGCGGGGAGTTGGCTCCCTGCTCGATGGACCCCGAGACCGGGTTCATGCGCGACGGGTACTGCTACCCGCTCCAGCGCGACCCGGGCCGGCATGAGATTTGTGCCGTGATGACGGCGGAGTTTCTGGAGTACAGCAAGGCACAGGGCAACGACCTCGTGACGCCGCGGCCGGAGCTGAACTTTCCGGGTCTTGACCCCGGTGACAGCTGGTGTGTCTGTGTCCCGCGCTGGATAGAGGCCCACGAGGCCGGGCGCGCACCGCCGGTGAACCTCGACGCGACGAGCGAGGACGTGCTCGAAGACGTGTCGCTGGAAACGCTGCAGGAGTACGCTGCCGATGGTGACTCGGATGCCGACGCGACCGCTGAATGA
- a CDS encoding AAA domain-containing protein — protein MSVDRVRGVVVDIEEPKTVNTQYGESDLCEVTIRPDRGAGEPTTVTLWGKWTENAAAIETGMEIAVYNPDEREYQGEQQYSVGGDATLVVQPDFLVDVTDIRAWVQCPRMYYLRKLDGAEHAYPLVKGTVVHEVFGDLLRGRDLDTAIEEQVDAAGLDIGLLGREADEVAGDVRDHASAIQGWLQQGTLTETDEWRSEMTLISERFGMKGRADAVRRGMPVELKTGKNTKREPRFQDKIQATAYALMLGERAAGAGSAVDAAPDTGTLLYTKNAAVDRNEESGDLSPAKEFSIGSGLLNYVVRTRNAIAAMEYDSGVPTGYEANAKCEYCFEQDTCMAVSGRLDQESKAGTVGRAVPDEELDYFERFYTAVEAERRSVHREYAKLWEQTPEERADNDRALIGLEPTGRRELDGGRWELRATGTGAVSKIREGNLVLASDGDPVTGNAELARVERLGNEAPRASDSGNGNAVNEEIVVTADEPLDLRRLDVYPSELTTDRLQNALHDAVLLQSPEQKDVLFGRREPKFNPVEETFIDNNDAQNEAVQLAVGAEDFALVHGPPGTGKTYTLARMVRALVARGDRVLLSAFTNRAVDNLLEALEEQGYTDIVRVGTESGVRDDMQKYRLETSGDPGECASRLQSAQVVAATTATCGGSTLQTQEFDVAVVDEAGQLTEPGTLAATTLADRFVLVGDHQQLPPVVQSEDETLSTSLFERLIDAHPDAGVMLDRQYRMAQHIQAFASREFYDGQLRPATGEVAAQRLDDLDGVATASLPEALRDRVAFVDSGGSQVGNTNPTEADRIAEILASYRSAGVPAADIGVIAPYRAQVAEISKRLPDVTVDTVDRFQGSSKEVIVISFVATETLDSPIFEDYRRINVALTRAKKALVLVGDGDALATDEVYGRMVEWARG, from the coding sequence ATGAGCGTGGACCGCGTTCGTGGCGTCGTCGTCGACATCGAGGAGCCAAAGACGGTGAACACTCAGTACGGCGAGAGCGACCTCTGTGAGGTGACGATACGCCCCGACCGCGGGGCCGGGGAGCCCACGACGGTCACGCTCTGGGGAAAGTGGACCGAGAACGCCGCCGCCATCGAGACGGGCATGGAGATCGCCGTCTACAATCCTGACGAACGAGAGTACCAGGGCGAACAGCAGTACTCTGTCGGCGGTGACGCCACGCTGGTCGTCCAGCCGGATTTCCTCGTCGACGTGACTGACATCCGGGCGTGGGTGCAGTGCCCGCGGATGTACTACCTCCGGAAACTCGACGGCGCGGAGCACGCTTACCCGCTGGTGAAAGGGACCGTCGTCCACGAGGTCTTTGGCGACTTACTTCGGGGCCGGGACCTCGACACCGCCATCGAGGAACAGGTCGACGCCGCCGGCCTCGACATCGGACTGCTCGGCCGGGAGGCCGACGAAGTGGCCGGGGACGTGCGCGACCACGCGTCGGCCATCCAGGGGTGGCTCCAGCAGGGGACGCTTACAGAAACCGATGAATGGCGCTCCGAGATGACGCTCATCTCCGAGCGATTCGGCATGAAGGGGCGAGCAGACGCCGTCCGGCGTGGGATGCCCGTCGAACTCAAGACCGGCAAAAACACCAAACGAGAGCCGCGGTTTCAGGACAAGATACAGGCGACGGCGTACGCCCTGATGCTGGGCGAGCGCGCGGCTGGCGCGGGCAGCGCCGTCGACGCAGCTCCAGATACGGGCACACTTCTCTACACCAAGAACGCCGCTGTCGACCGCAACGAGGAGAGCGGCGACCTCTCGCCGGCAAAGGAGTTCTCTATCGGGAGCGGACTCCTAAATTACGTCGTCCGGACCCGCAACGCGATTGCGGCCATGGAGTACGACTCTGGCGTGCCGACGGGCTACGAGGCCAACGCCAAATGCGAGTACTGCTTCGAGCAGGACACCTGCATGGCCGTCTCCGGCCGCCTCGACCAGGAATCCAAAGCAGGAACAGTCGGTCGGGCAGTGCCCGACGAGGAACTGGACTACTTCGAGCGGTTCTACACGGCCGTCGAGGCCGAACGCCGGTCCGTCCACCGGGAGTACGCGAAGCTCTGGGAGCAGACGCCCGAAGAGCGGGCCGACAACGACCGGGCGCTCATCGGCCTGGAACCGACCGGTCGCCGGGAACTCGACGGCGGCCGCTGGGAACTCCGGGCAACCGGGACGGGGGCCGTCTCGAAGATCCGCGAAGGTAATCTCGTGCTCGCCAGCGACGGCGACCCGGTGACCGGCAACGCCGAACTGGCCCGCGTCGAGCGACTGGGCAACGAGGCGCCACGCGCCTCGGATAGCGGGAACGGCAACGCCGTGAACGAGGAGATCGTCGTCACGGCCGACGAGCCGCTGGACCTCCGCCGGCTGGACGTGTATCCCTCCGAACTGACGACCGACCGGCTCCAGAACGCGCTCCACGACGCCGTCCTCCTCCAGTCGCCCGAGCAGAAGGACGTGCTGTTCGGGCGGCGAGAGCCGAAGTTCAATCCGGTCGAGGAGACGTTCATTGACAACAACGACGCCCAGAACGAGGCCGTCCAGTTAGCGGTCGGCGCGGAGGATTTCGCGCTCGTCCACGGCCCGCCGGGGACGGGCAAGACATACACGCTGGCGCGGATGGTCAGGGCCCTCGTTGCTCGCGGTGACCGAGTCTTGCTTTCGGCGTTTACCAACCGCGCCGTCGACAATCTGCTGGAAGCGCTGGAAGAACAGGGCTACACCGACATCGTCCGCGTCGGCACGGAGAGCGGCGTCCGCGATGACATGCAGAAGTACCGGCTGGAGACCAGCGGCGACCCCGGCGAGTGTGCGAGTCGGCTCCAGAGCGCGCAGGTCGTCGCGGCGACGACGGCCACCTGTGGCGGAAGCACGCTTCAGACGCAGGAGTTTGACGTGGCCGTCGTTGACGAGGCTGGCCAACTCACCGAGCCAGGGACGCTGGCGGCGACGACGCTGGCCGACCGATTCGTGCTCGTCGGCGACCACCAGCAGCTCCCGCCCGTAGTCCAGTCCGAGGACGAGACGCTGTCGACCTCGCTGTTCGAACGGCTTATCGACGCCCACCCCGACGCTGGCGTGATGCTCGACCGCCAGTACCGGATGGCCCAGCACATCCAGGCCTTCGCTTCGCGGGAGTTCTACGACGGGCAGTTGCGACCCGCGACCGGCGAGGTGGCGGCCCAGCGGCTCGATGACCTCGATGGCGTTGCGACAGCGAGCTTACCCGAGGCACTCCGAGACCGAGTGGCGTTTGTCGACTCCGGCGGCAGTCAGGTCGGCAACACCAACCCGACCGAAGCCGACCGGATTGCCGAAATCCTCGCGTCGTATCGGTCTGCGGGGGTTCCGGCCGCCGACATCGGCGTCATCGCGCCGTACCGCGCGCAGGTCGCGGAGATTTCCAAGCGCCTGCCGGACGTGACCGTCGACACGGTCGACCGGTTCCAAGGGTCGAGCAAGGAGGTCATCGTCATCTCCTTCGTCGCCACCGAGACGCTCGACAGCCCGATCTTCGAGGATTACCGGCGTATCAACGTCGCACTCACGCGGGCGAAGAAGGCGCTCGTCCTCGTCGGCGACGGCGACGCGCTGGCGACCGACGAGGTGTACGGTCGGATGGTCGAGTGGGCGCGGGGCTGA
- a CDS encoding PH domain-containing protein — translation MNRLHPRSAVLSVARAALQGGFFGFFGGSVGTGMLGLPAFAVPLLGLLGALTFGGYALARYFRFRYELDGDTLTVESGVFARQSRQIPLGRVQNLDVEQNILNRLLGLAIVRFETAGGSATEATLDAVDEAEVKRLRNYVRTHDRDEAAESAAETAGAVSGTATSGRSAHADLPGVTGPTPAHTGDAQTANDFEDSASASDTEPRDQPDGSLLFAFDQRELLTYALVSVRPAAPVLTLASLPLGMDVVWAVLRFNATLVGASLNGPVIRWLASSPESTRLVVFAAISLVQFLLLALVVSVALTVIEYYGFRLTQADGDLRYERGLLRRYSGNIPLEKVQTVTIRENVLMRRFGYATLAVETAGYSGGNQQSTQGVAVPLAPREEVYELARDIEPFGDLDFDRPPKRARRRYLARFSLAAAGLTAVAYAVDSLVLATGYWWLAALLFLPVVPAAHFRWRHRGFDLDGSVLATRSGFWRRTTRIVPYYRLQTVFVTRSPFQRRRDLATVGADTASSSSLLGGVARVYDIDEDTAKELRDTLRDRLTAHVAGLRTGDRGDADA, via the coding sequence ATGAACCGGCTCCACCCGCGAAGTGCGGTTCTGAGCGTCGCCCGAGCGGCGCTACAAGGCGGCTTCTTCGGCTTCTTCGGCGGGTCCGTCGGGACCGGAATGCTTGGACTGCCAGCGTTCGCGGTTCCGCTGCTGGGCCTGCTCGGCGCGCTGACGTTTGGCGGCTACGCGCTGGCACGGTACTTCCGCTTTCGCTACGAACTCGACGGGGACACGCTCACCGTCGAATCTGGCGTCTTCGCCAGACAGTCCCGCCAGATTCCGCTGGGCCGCGTCCAGAATCTCGATGTCGAACAGAACATCCTCAACCGCCTGCTCGGGCTCGCAATCGTCCGCTTTGAGACGGCCGGTGGGAGCGCGACGGAGGCCACGCTGGACGCAGTTGACGAGGCAGAGGTCAAACGCCTCCGGAACTACGTGCGGACTCACGACCGGGACGAAGCCGCCGAGTCGGCGGCAGAAACCGCCGGCGCGGTGTCTGGGACTGCAACATCTGGCCGGTCGGCCCACGCTGACCTCCCCGGCGTGACCGGTCCCACACCTGCACACACCGGCGACGCCCAGACGGCGAACGACTTCGAGGACTCGGCCTCGGCTTCGGACACGGAACCACGCGACCAGCCGGACGGGTCGCTGTTGTTCGCGTTCGACCAGCGCGAGCTCCTGACGTACGCGCTTGTCTCCGTTCGGCCGGCCGCGCCGGTCCTGACGCTGGCGTCGCTCCCGCTTGGGATGGACGTCGTCTGGGCCGTCCTTCGGTTCAACGCGACCCTCGTTGGCGCGTCGCTGAATGGACCCGTCATCCGCTGGCTGGCTAGCTCGCCGGAATCCACGCGACTCGTCGTCTTCGCCGCGATTTCGCTCGTCCAGTTCCTCCTGCTCGCACTTGTCGTCAGCGTGGCGCTGACAGTCATCGAATACTACGGCTTCCGGCTCACACAGGCCGACGGCGACCTCCGGTACGAGCGGGGGCTGTTGCGCCGGTACAGCGGCAACATCCCGCTGGAGAAGGTCCAGACGGTCACCATCCGCGAGAACGTACTGATGCGGCGGTTCGGCTACGCGACGCTGGCCGTTGAGACGGCCGGCTACAGCGGTGGGAACCAGCAGTCAACGCAGGGCGTCGCCGTCCCGCTCGCGCCCCGCGAGGAAGTGTACGAACTGGCCCGTGACATCGAACCGTTCGGCGACCTCGATTTCGACCGCCCGCCGAAGCGCGCCCGTCGGCGCTATCTCGCGCGCTTTTCGCTGGCGGCGGCCGGACTCACCGCAGTCGCCTACGCCGTCGACTCGCTGGTGCTTGCGACGGGCTACTGGTGGCTCGCCGCCCTCCTCTTTCTCCCGGTCGTGCCAGCGGCACACTTCCGCTGGCGACACCGCGGGTTCGACCTCGATGGCTCGGTCTTGGCGACCCGGAGCGGGTTCTGGCGGCGGACGACGCGCATTGTGCCGTACTACCGGCTCCAGACGGTGTTCGTCACGCGGTCGCCGTTCCAGCGCCGCCGTGACCTGGCGACCGTGGGGGCTGACACGGCGAGTTCGTCGAGCCTGCTCGGCGGCGTCGCTCGGGTGTACGACATCGACGAGGACACCGCAAAAGAACTCAGAGACACGCTACGGGACCGGCTCACCGCACACGTTGCAGGGCTGCGGACAGGCGACAGGGGCGACGCGGACGCGTAG
- a CDS encoding PH domain-containing protein encodes MESLHPRVRLLWVLSTVIQASVLGVIAYLVDRFAVSLPQTVVVGGWVVLVLLGVAHAIAAHRIWRFDLQDDALFLLRGVVTRTDTSVPYVRVQHVDTTRGPVERAIGLASVVVYTAGTRGADITIPGLRPERATELREQLRDLANESEATDAV; translated from the coding sequence ATGGAGTCGCTTCACCCGCGAGTGAGACTGCTGTGGGTTCTGTCGACAGTTATCCAGGCGTCGGTGCTCGGCGTCATCGCGTATCTTGTCGACCGGTTCGCGGTCTCACTGCCACAGACGGTGGTCGTCGGCGGCTGGGTTGTGCTCGTGCTTCTGGGTGTTGCCCATGCCATCGCTGCCCACCGGATTTGGCGTTTTGACCTACAGGACGACGCGCTCTTTCTCCTCCGCGGTGTCGTGACCCGGACCGACACGTCGGTCCCGTACGTTCGTGTTCAGCACGTCGACACCACGCGCGGCCCAGTAGAGCGAGCTATCGGGCTGGCGAGTGTCGTCGTCTACACTGCCGGGACCCGCGGCGCGGACATCACGATTCCAGGCCTGCGGCCCGAACGAGCCACCGAACTGCGAGAACAACTCCGTGACCTCGCGAACGAGAGCGAGGCCACGGACGCGGTATGA
- a CDS encoding beta-class carbonic anhydrase — protein MPHHTHGSDDAHDHEEPEAGHVHESVDDGVDARDDWARRRRKGIPTDKQLLVVACMDERIPVEDALGLSLGDAQIYRNAGGKVTDDVIRSAALTTQYFDTTEIIVVNHTDCGMMSASDEDVVAGFEAAVDGDLDDIDLDPALPELDIGDASIAEWVRMTDDIDAACAAQVEYLENHELIPDDVTVTGYVYEVESGHLRRPGERVAEQVNERV, from the coding sequence ATGCCACATCACACACACGGGAGTGACGACGCGCACGACCACGAAGAGCCGGAGGCCGGCCACGTCCACGAATCGGTTGACGACGGCGTCGACGCGAGGGACGACTGGGCGCGTCGACGGCGCAAGGGCATCCCGACCGACAAGCAACTGCTCGTCGTCGCGTGTATGGACGAGCGAATCCCCGTCGAGGACGCGCTTGGGCTCTCGCTGGGCGACGCACAGATATACCGAAACGCCGGTGGGAAGGTAACAGACGACGTAATTCGCTCGGCGGCGCTGACAACACAGTATTTCGATACGACGGAAATCATCGTCGTCAACCACACCGACTGCGGGATGATGAGCGCGTCCGACGAGGACGTCGTCGCGGGGTTCGAGGCCGCGGTCGACGGTGACCTCGATGATATCGATCTAGACCCGGCACTGCCGGAGCTAGACATCGGTGACGCGTCAATCGCGGAGTGGGTCCGGATGACCGACGACATCGATGCGGCCTGTGCGGCACAGGTCGAATACCTCGAAAACCACGAGCTGATTCCCGATGATGTCACGGTGACAGGCTACGTCTACGAAGTCGAGAGTGGCCACCTCCGCCGGCCCGGCGAGCGCGTCGCTGAACAGGTCAACGAGCGCGTGTAG